ATTACTCAGCATAATATTCTACATTATAAATATTGTTTAAATGAAACATCCCCCACATTTACCTAAACAGCAGTGAGTAGCCTAATTAATAATAGCTAATTTATCCAATCCACTCTATTATTTTTTCTAGGGATTGCCTTGTTTTTGGTCTTGGGTCAGCCTTTCTGTATCCAAAAGCAGCCATTACAGAAACTCCAAACTTATCTTTATCTAGTATGCCTTCACTTTCAAGTATATCTTCTATCTTTTCTTTATCAAAACCTTCAATAGGGCAAGAATCGATACCTATTTCAGCTGCTGAGGTCAATATATTACCAAGAGCTATATAAGTTTGTTTTGAAGCCCAGTCAAAAATACTTCTGTCGCTTTCAAGCAACTTAAAATCATTTTTTTGGAAACCTTCATAGGCAGCTTTCTTTCCTTCAGCAATATCTTCAGGAAGATGCTGCACCTTATACATAAACTCAGAAATATACTGAGAACTGTAAATCATATCAGTTTTTTTCCTTGCAAGAATTATTACAAAGTGACTTGCTGTAGGCAGCTGACCTTGAGCTCCCCAAGCTGCAGTTTTAAGTTTTTCTCTTAATGCCTCATTTTGTACAATTACAAATTTCCATGGTTCAAAACCAAAAGAACTTGGAGATAATCTAGCTGTCTCAAGAATAAAATTAAAATCCTCCTGAGATATTTTTCTATCTGCATCAAATTCCTTACAAGCGTGTCTAAAATTATAGGCTTCTATAATTTTTTCTTTTTCAATTGGCATGTATTTTTCCACCTTTCAAATTCAATATTATAATGAGGCATCTTCAAAAAAATAGCTAGTGTCCCTAGCTTGTTATTTATTTTCAGATTCCTAAATCTTCATTATAAAATAATTATAAATATAAAATTAAATATATTGAAGTATGCACATTTTTTATATATAATATACAAAAAGGTACTTAAGTATACTTTTTATACCGAGGTGATAATGTGAAAGATTATGTTGAGACTAAAATAAATGAAGAATGTACTAATAATCAATGTCCTGTAGAAACTAGCCTTAATATTATAGGTGGAAAATGGAAAGGTATAATTATTTATCGTTTGCTTGATGGTAAAAAAAGATTTAATGAACTAAGACGTGAAATGCCTAAGATAACTCATAGAATGTTAACACTCCAGTTAAGGGAGCTTGAAAGAGATAGTATAGTTAAAAGAACTGTTTATGCGGAAGTTCCACCAAAGGTTGAGTACGAACTAACGAAATTTGGAATCTCAATAAGGCCGATTATTGTTGCACTTTTTGATTGGGGTAAACTTGTTCAAGAAAAGGAAAAATAATTAGATAATCTTATATGAAAAAAATAAATCCAATATACGATATATAAAGTATAATACTGTAAATGCGATTATTGATAAAAGATGTATATTCATATGTCAAATAATACATCAAAAACATACAAAATTGTAAAAAGTATATACTCATATGGTCTGTAATAGCAATCATTGCAAGCATAATTTGGGGAGCAGCGGGATTCTTTTGGAGTCGTGATAAAGGTTCAAAACATAAGTTTGGTAGTGCACTAATAGGTATTATTGAATATCAAGTTATATATTATTTAACTTCATAAGTGAAGTTTTGCTAAAATATTTTAAATACCTTTTCCATTAAAAAACAGCCGCAAGACCAATGTCATCAAGCTAAAATGTAAGAAAAAGTAAAGAAAATTTAAAAAAACACTTGACATTTGAAAATTGCCACAATAATCAAAAAGAACACATAGTTTTTGTGTATCTCTAATGATTAAAGGTGATTAAGATGAATTTCAAAAAAAGTTTTGATAAAGCTCTATTAAGAAGTAAAATGATGGTTGAGGATTATATATTTAAATGTTCTAATAGAACAAATCCATCATATTTTACGAGGTCTGGAAAAATGAATTTTAAAGAAACAGTATTATTTATGCTCAATATGATAAATAAATCTCTACAGGTAGAATTAAATGATTTTTTTGAAGTGGTTTTAAAACGAAAAGATACTATTTCTAAGCAGGCTTTTTCAGAAAACAGACAAAAGATTAGTCCTAAAGCTGGATTTATGTCAATAGTGTAGACACTTTTTTTATAAACATTTAAGCAGATTTTCTAGCAATATCTTCACATTGTTGTGGAGTAATAAATCCAGATCTACTATGTATTCTTTTTCTGTTGTACCATGCTTCAATATATTGAAAAATGCATATTTTAGCTTCATAAAAATTCTTATATTTATTCATCAATTTTTCTTCTTTCTTAAGTGAAGCATGAAATGATTCTTGAGGTGAATTATCATATGGATAACCCTTTTTACTGTAAGAATGACGTATGCCTAATTCATTAAGGTATCCTTCAATCTCACTGCTTGTATATTGTGACCCCAAATCACTATGGATTATAAGAGTTTCGTAATTAGGTTTTTGGCTATTTACGGCATTCTTAATAGCTTGTAAAGCCATACTAGCATCAATATTTTTTGAAAAGCACCATCCTATTATCTTAGCACTATAACAGTCAAATACAGATGCTAGGTAACACCATCCATCTTCCAGTGTATAAATATAAGTTATATCTGTAAGCCACTTCTCGTTTATTGTACTGGCTGTAAAGTTTTCTTTTATTAGATTTTCTTTTTGCTCTACTCTTTTTTTGCTGGTATTGTATGGTTTCCATTTCTTTATTATAATGGATTTTATATTCATCTTCTTCATTCTTCTTTGAACTCTTTTAAGACTTGGATTAAAACCTTTTTTCATCAATTTTTCGCGAATTTTTGGTGCTCCATATATTCCTTTAGAATCCTTATATTCCTTATATATTTTTTTGTCTAGTATCTTATCTTCCTTCTCCCATTTAGATGGCTTTCTATGCAGATGCTTATAGTATGCAGCTCTGCTTATTCCAAGAGTTTTACACATTATCTTTATGCTGAAGTACTTTTTTATTTTTCTGCAGTAATATTGCTTGTAGGTATCAATGAACTTATATATTTCTTCTATTTTGCCTTTGCGAATATGGACAATGCTTTTTTTAATATTTCATTCTCCTCTTGAAGAAGAGCATCTCTTTTAAGTATTTCTTTTATATTATTCTCTTTTTCTTCAGTTCCGTCATTTCTTTTCTCTACCTTATTTACCCACTGCCTTATAGTACTTTTTGGTACTCCATATTCGCTGTTAAGTTCTTTATACGTTTTCCCATTGTTAAATAATTCAACTATTGTGTTCTTATATTCTTCTGTATAGCTTTTAACTGTTCTTCCCATCTGTAGACACTTTCCTTCCCTTATTTTTATTTTATCACTTCTGTAAATCTATTCCTTTGTGTCTACACCTTTTATACTAGCACCAAGCATTTATTGAATTAAATAATGCAATAATAGATGTTATATATACAGAATGTGCTGAACTCAAATTATGGAATAAATATAGAGTATGTGCAATTGATGGAACAACAATAGAACTTCCTAATACAGAATTATTAAGGAATGAGTTTGGTTATGCAAAAAATCAGTATGCTGAAGTAGCCATTGCTCGAGCTTCTGCGTCTTGTATATTTGATGTATTAAATAAGTTTGTTATAACAAGCAAAATAGATCGTTATAAAACTTCAGAAAGAAAAACTGCCATAGAAATGATTTTAGAAATGAAACAAGATAATAAGCTAATGAAAGAACTAATGCTATTTGACAGAGGATATCCAAGTCAAGAACTTATAGCTGAGTTAATAAAAATGAATATTAATTTTGTAATGAGGCTTAAAAATAGTACTTTTAGGAAAAAAATTAATGCAGCAAATCAGGATCAAATAATTCAAATTAAATATAATAAAAGAATATACGATGTAAGAATTATTAAATTTCATCTTGAATCAGGAGTAGAAGAAGTTTTAGTAACTAATTTATTTGACGAATCTATAACTTTAAGTGATTTTAAAAAATTATATTTTATGAGGTGGGGTATAGAAATAAAATATGATGAACTTAAGAATAGACTTGAAATTGAAAACTTTACTGGTACAACTAAAATAGCAATAGAACAAGATTTTTATGCATCAATATACTTATCTAATATGATTGAATTAGCACGAAAAGATAGTGATGAATTTGTAGCATTTCAAAGAAAAGACAAAAATAATAAATATGAATATAAAACTAATTTTAATATTTTAATTGGAAGTTTAAAAGACAAGCTTATAATGATGTATCTCGAAGAGAGTCCAAGGAAAAGAAATAAAATTTATAAAGATATCATGGAGAAAGTTTCAAGGAGTGATATTCCTATAAGACCTGATAGACAAAACTCCCGCATTAAAAAATTTGCACGAGGAAAGTACAAAACTAACAAAAAACGTAGTTTATAAGGATTGATTTCATCATAGTCAAAAACACACCTCATTTTATGTGATTTCAAAAAAATCCTTTATTTTGGGGTTTGTTTGCTGTTCCCAAAAATAATGTTTTGATTGTTTTTATTATTATAAATTATAGTCAAACAACTTAGTGCAATTATTTTTATTATATTCCATATTTTTGTATATTAAATTGATGACATTGAGCGATAGCTGGTCTTGCTGTATATCTTCCAACATACTTTCCTGCTTGCTTTGCTGTTTTTATTTCACCTTTTCCATATACATAAAATCCATTCTCTAACCTTTTATATAGCTTATTTTTTAATTTTTTAAATTCTTTTTTTCCACTTTTAAGATTAATTCCTATTTCGTCTAACAATATTTTTTGCCATCTTTTCCTTAGTGCTGTATAATTTATATGTTTTGTATTCCTCCAAATTGTAATTTCTCCAGCACCACCTTCGGTGACAATTAAGTGAACATGTGGATTCCATTTTAAGTCTCTTCCAAAAGTATGAATTACTGAGATTATTCCTGGTGTAAAACATTCTTTTTTATTTAAATCTCTAAACCAGCTCATAATTGCTTTTGCTGAACATTTAGGTAATAATGATAATAGTTTTCTATCCCTAGCAAAATATATTCTAAGTTCCTGTGGAATTGTAAATACCATATGTCTATGCTTTGAGTTAATGAGTCTTGCCACCATTTCATCAGACCATTCTTCAGATTTTTTCTTACCACATGAGGTACAAAATCTACTTTTACAGCTAAATCCAACTCTTTTTATATGACCACAATTTTCACACTTAAACTCAATAAATCCATTATCTAAGGATTTACAATTAATCATCTTATCAACTTCTCTACTTATGTTAGCTCTAATTTTCCCTTTATATATCTCACTGAATTTTTCCCAATTATCCACAAATATTTGTTTTATAACACCTTGCATAATCATCACCAATCACTAAATTTGCTAATAATTATATCAAAAATCCTATTCCAAAATATTACTTGTAATATTTTCCTCAAACTTCTAACATTAGATTTTTCAAGCCCTGCCGGGCAATATTTTTATACAAAAAATTTTTAAATTCCTAATATATTAAAAATAAAACCTCATCCTTAAATTAAGGTGAGGTTTTACTAATTTTTTATCTACGCTTTACTCCTCTATCAAATCCATAAACTCCTTCACATCATTAACAGGAGTCAGACAAGCCTTATTTTTACATACATAGGCTGTAGCCTTATTATTAACCACTTTGTTATCTTCTATATAAGGTATCAGTTTAGAGAGTTCATCACTTTCATCATTAAATACTACTGAAGCAAAGAGTAGAAATCTTTTATTTATTTCATCTATGAGGGTCTTTGTATTCACATCATCTTTATCTCCAGCTATAACTATATGAATATCTGGAACTGTATTAGTTAAAAAGGCAGAAATAGTGTTTATATATCCCAAGGGCACTTTATTAATTTTTTCTGAAAATAAGCTGAATATTTCTGCTACTTTTTCTTCTAATTGAACATCTCCGGTTATTCTGGATAATCTTATTAGATTCATCGCAGCTACACTATTTCCAGAAGGCAGAGCTCCATCATATATTTCTTTAGTCTTTAGTATAAGCTCTTCACTATCTTTACCATAAAAGAAGAATCCAGAATTTTCTTCATCCCAGAAATATTTAATCATTTCACCATTTAAATCCACAGCCTTTTTTAGATAATGTACTTCAAAAGTTGCCTCATATAATTCAATCAATCCAAAAACAAAAAAAGCATAATCATCTAAGAATCCTACATTCCCAGTTTCTCCATCCCTGTATCTGCACAAAAGTCTTCCTCTATTATCAATCAAATTAGCTAAAATAAAATCTGATGCTTTTTTAGCTGCCTTTTTATAGGCTTCTATTTTAAATACTTTTCCTGCATATGCCATAGCTGCTATCATAAGCCCATTCCAGGCTGTAAGTATTTTATCGTCTTTATGAGGATGAACTCTTTTTTCCCTGTAATTAAACAGCTTCTCTCTTAATCGGTTAATTTTATTTTTTGTTTCTTCATTTTCAAGTTCTTCTAAATCTTCACCTATAAGATTAGGGATATTCCTTCCCTCAAAATTTCCTTTGGATTTTATATTATAGTAGCTGTTAAATAAATCAGCATCTTCCTCTAAAATATTCTCTATTTCACTTTTATCCCACAAGTAAAACTTTCCCTCTACACCCTCTGAATCAGCATCTTCCGCAGAATAAAAGCCTCCATCTTCATTAGTCATATCTCTCAATGTATAATCGAATATTTTTTGTACTATTTCCTTGTATCTATTTTTATGAGTTATTTGATAAGTCTCTGTATAAACTATAGCTAAAAGTGCATTATCATAGAGCATTTTTTCAAAGTGAGGCACCAGCCATTTTGAATCAACAGAATATCTAGCAAAACCAAAGCCTATATGATCAAAAATACCACCAGAATACATGGAATCCAAAGTATTTTCAACCATTTGCAGAGCTTCTCTATCACCCTTTATCTTATAATATCTTAATAAAAAACTTAAATTATGTGGTATTGGAAATTTAGGTGAATCACTAAACCCACCAAATACAGGATCATAGGCATTTTTTAATGAGTTATAAGCTTCATCTATTATATCTTCATTTATTTTCCCTTTTTTATCCACAGTATCATTTTGTAAAAAATCCACAATGTTATTACTTGATTCTAATAATTTATCTTTTTTTTGTATCCACATTGTGTTTACTTTATCTAATAATTCTATAATTCCAATCTGTCCATATTTCTCTATCTTAGGCAAATAAGTTCCTGCAAAAAATGGTTTTTTTTCAGCTGTCATAATAATAGTAAGAGGCCATCCACCGCTGCCTGTAATGGCTTGGCATACGGACATATATATGTTATCTATATCAGGTCTCTCTTCTCTATCTACTTTAATTGCCACAAAATACTTGTTTAATATTTCTGCTACTTCCTCATCTTCAAAGGATTCTCTATTCATGACATGACACCAATGGCAGGTACTATATCCAACACTCAGAAATACAGGTTTATTTTCCCTGTCAGCTTTATTAAAAGCTTCCTCACCCCAAGGATACCAGTCTACAGGATTGTGAGCATGCTGAAGCAAATAAGGACTTTTTTCGTTAATTAATCTATTAGGTTTATTCGTTAAATTCATAATATCACTTCCTAACTTATATAAATCTATTATAACCTAAGCTAATTGCTTTCACTCTATAAAAATAAAAAAGTCAATTTTTTTGCAGTGCCATATTCCATAGCCAGAACAAACGCATGAATAAAACAAAACTAAAATTAAATTATTAAATTTGAATTTAGGAAACAAAAGTATTGATAATTTCTCTCGATATATTAATTGAACTTTTAAATAATGCAACTTATTAATAAAGAAAGGATAGATTATATATGCCAATAGAAAGCATTGATTCAAATAACAACTATACAGTTAACACTAACTCTAATATTAAATCGACTTCTAATTCTGACTCTAATAAAGCATCAGCTTTTAATGATAAACTTAATGAAATTATCTCTAAAGACGATAATCCTTCTATTGCTAAAATACTTAATGAAATTAATAACGAAACTGACCCAGTTGACAGAGAAGAAGATATGATTTTATTTAATGATGTAAAACATATGATAAGGAAGGCTTCTGGAAATGTCAATTTGAAAATGATAAAGGAAGGAACAATAACTTTTCCATCAGCAACAGCACCAGGATATGTAAGAAAAGCATATAGAAAAGCTTTAGAAAAATTACCAGAAAGTCAAAGAGGTCATATAACTCTTGGCTTGGCTTTAGAATATAACACTTTTATTGATTCCGCTAAAAATGGTAATGCTAAAGTAAATTCTAGTTTATCAGTATACGAAAATTTTATGAATTATATAGAAAAAGCTATAAATTCTAATCCAGACTTTTTAGGAAGCGGAAGTTCTCAACATATAAGAATTCTATTCAATAACTTCCAATCTAATTTACAAATGTATTAGTTGTATTTGATGCTATTGAATTAGAATTGCTTGAATAGTAACTTGTACTATAATTAGAGCTAATATTTATTGACATAAAATTGCCTCCTTATAATTACAAAATTCCAAATCATTAATATACAATATTTATTTGTTATAATTGAATAATTTATGAAATCTCTAATAGTTTTTATTAATTTGAATTATTTTACATTATATACTATTTTTCGTTATATATCAGCGAAACTTTATACTAAAAAATAAACTTTTTTACAAATTTTATATTAATATTTACGAATCATCTATATATTTGTTACTAAACTTTGTATAATTTATAAATTCCCAATATAATTTTCCACCATAACAAATACAAAATAAAGTATTTAATAAGGCTGAAGAATACAAAGTAGACATGAAACTACATAGATGGATTAGAAATGATTATTCATGTAGGATTAGACACTGTAGAACTTAATGGAGAAGGTTTTGATATATTAGTAAAAGAAGGAGATACTGTTAAGGTTGGATACCCATTATCAAATATTGATCTAGAATTTACAAAGAGTAGTAATAAAAAAGTTGTAACACCAGTACTGATTACTAATTATGAGGATAAAGTAAAAAGTTTTCACTTGGAAAATAATTCATTAAGAGTAAAATGCAAAGAACTAGTATTGAAATGTGAATTAAAATAAGTGTTAAAAATAAAAATTCTATTTAACTTACTTAGTGATAGGCTAAACAGAATTTTTATTGATTTAATAGCTTTTTAGATTAAAAAAAATTTAAACTTATAGTTTTTTCAAAGATAAGAATTATCATTTGTAGTAACAGATATTAACTGTGGACTCCAAGTTGAGCAAATACTCTATCGATGGCATCATGAACCCTTTCGAAACCAAGACCACAACAGAACCAAACAGGAGCGAAGTCTAATCTTATAAGACCATTGATAGATAGCGGACCATTGCCGTAATTCCATGGACATACACCTATAAATTCTCTCAAAAGCCAGCCGCTTGAATATTCAATAGAAAACAAAATTACCATATAAACGCCTCCTCTTAGTAAAAGGGGCCAGCTTCTAATCCTATCATGCAAAGGCTCTAAAAAAACAGCTAATCCATATATTAAAAACATCCATATATAAGTATAACCAGTAAGTTTAATATCTCCCCTAAGCAATGATCCAAGTCCAGTCCAGAATATTTCGGCACTTAATCCCAAGAATCCATATATTATAAATCTTTTAATCATAAATATATATTTTGTATTTATAATTAAAATATTCTAAATAAATTAAATAAAATTTTTCTACTTTATCCATTTCTCTACATCTCTTAAAATTTTAAAATTTGTTAAATCATAATGAAGAGGTGTTAAAGTAACATATCCTGCTCTAAGAAAATGTACATCTGTATCATTTTCATGGAGTTCATTAATCTGCCCATTGAGAATAAACCTTGCAGCCTCATTAGAATTTTTAATTTTTTCATAGTTATGATTATATACTCTACCTCCAATTCTGCATATTTTAATTCCTTTTATATCTTTTTGCGCCAATCCCGGTACATTTACATTTAATACTACATCATTATATGAATTATTTTTTTGTGCTAAATTCAAAACTTTTCTAGCATATCTTGCTGCAGTAGAAAATTTTTTAAAAGTCTTATCTGCCTGCACAGATACTGCTAATGAGGGGATATTATTAATAGCTGCTTCAATGGCTGCAGAAACAGTTCCAGAATAGAGTATATCATTACCTAAGTTGGCTCCTATATTTATTCCAGATACCACCATATCAATGTCTTTCTCTACTAATTTGACCATACCAATTCTCACACAATCGGCAGGAGTACCTGTAACACTATAAGCATTAGAATTTATGCCTTCTAATTTTACTTTTTTCACCAATAGAGGCCTTGAAATAGTTATGGAGTGTCCACAAGCACTTTTTTCACTATCTGGTGCAACAATAGTTATTTCATAATATTTTTCAAGTTCTTTCGCTAAGGCATGGAGACCTTTTGCATTTATGCCATCATCATTTACCAGTAATAATCTCATTGGATACCTCCGCTTTGATTGATTAGAAATACTATAATTATAATCTTAAATAATACTTATCCTAAAATCAATAAATTAATTCATCAAAATAATATTTCGCCATATTAATATAATATTACAGAACTAACCATTCGAACACAAAAATAGCTGTTTTAATTTAATTAAAACAGCTATTTTTGTGTTATATAAAATGATATTCTTTAATAGATATTTTTACTGAAATATCTATCTCCTCTATCTGGGAAAACAGTTACTATATTTCCATTATCTATTTTTTCAGAAAGCTTCAATGCTGCTACCAAAGCAGCTCCTGATGAACTGCCAGCTATAATTCCCTCTTTAATTGCCAGTTCTTTTACCATATTAAAGGCTTCTTCATCTGTTACTTTTATAATTTCATCTACTAAATTCATATCCATAGTATGAGGTATAAAATTGTTACCTATACCTTCAATGTCATAGCATCCTTCTATACCACCGCCCATAGTTGAACCTTTTGGATCTGCCAGTATACCTTTAATATTAGGATTTTTTTCCTTTAAATATTTTACAATACCAGTATAGGTTCCGCCACTTCCTGCTCCTGCCACAAAATAATCTATTTTGCCATCCAAATCTCTATATATTTCTGGACCAGTAGTCTCATAATGAGCTAATGGATTTGTATTATTTTCAAATTGCTTTAAACTTATAGAATTATCAATAGTATTTAGTAATTCCTCAGCTTTTGCAACTGCTCCAAGCATTCCATCCTCTCTTGGTGTATTTATAATTTTAGCCCCTAGAGCCCTCATAAGAGTCTGTTTTTCCACAGAAAATTTTTCTGGTACTACAAAGATGATATTATATCCTCTATTAATAGCAGCAAGTGCTACTCCTATACCTGTATTTCCTGCTGTAGCTTCTACAATTGTATAACCTGGCTTTAATAAGCCCTTCTTTTCTGCATCTTCTATCATATAAATGCCTATTCTGTCTTTAACACTTCCACCAGGATTATTTGATTCAAGCTTTGCAAAAATATTAACTCCATCTTTAATTTGTATATGATTAATTTTTACGATAGGTGTATTTCCTATAAGATTTTTAATATCCTCTATATAATTCACACTTTACCCCTTCTTTATAATGTAATTATGAAATTTTTCTATAGACTCTTTTTTAATGCTGAAGTTAAATCCTCTAATAAATCCTGAGAATTTTCTATTCCAACAGATAATCTTATTAAATTATCTACAATTCCCACTTCCTGTCTTATATCATAAGGAATTGCCGCATGAGTCATGGAAGCTGGATGGCATATTAAAGACTCCACTCCACCAAGACTTTCACCAAATGTAATTAATTCTAAATTTGATAAAAACTTTTTATAATCGATCTTGTCACTTAATACAAAAGATATTACTCCTCCATATCCCTTTGCCTGTTTTGTCTGAATTTCATAACCTGGATGATCCTCAAATCCAGGATAATAAACTTT
This genomic window from Clostridium pasteurianum DSM 525 = ATCC 6013 contains:
- a CDS encoding NAD(P)H-dependent oxidoreductase, whose product is MPIEKEKIIEAYNFRHACKEFDADRKISQEDFNFILETARLSPSSFGFEPWKFVIVQNEALREKLKTAAWGAQGQLPTASHFVIILARKKTDMIYSSQYISEFMYKVQHLPEDIAEGKKAAYEGFQKNDFKLLESDRSIFDWASKQTYIALGNILTSAAEIGIDSCPIEGFDKEKIEDILESEGILDKDKFGVSVMAAFGYRKADPRPKTRQSLEKIIEWIG
- a CDS encoding winged helix-turn-helix transcriptional regulator, which gives rise to MKDYVETKINEECTNNQCPVETSLNIIGGKWKGIIIYRLLDGKKRFNELRREMPKITHRMLTLQLRELERDSIVKRTVYAEVPPKVEYELTKFGISIRPIIVALFDWGKLVQEKEK
- a CDS encoding DUF6518 family protein, whose product is MLIWSVIAIIASIIWGAAGFFWSRDKGSKHKFGSALIGIIEYQVIYYLTS
- a CDS encoding IS4 family transposase — its product is MELNNAIIDVIYTECAELKLWNKYRVCAIDGTTIELPNTELLRNEFGYAKNQYAEVAIARASASCIFDVLNKFVITSKIDRYKTSERKTAIEMILEMKQDNKLMKELMLFDRGYPSQELIAELIKMNINFVMRLKNSTFRKKINAANQDQIIQIKYNKRIYDVRIIKFHLESGVEEVLVTNLFDESITLSDFKKLYFMRWGIEIKYDELKNRLEIENFTGTTKIAIEQDFYASIYLSNMIELARKDSDEFVAFQRKDKNNKYEYKTNFNILIGSLKDKLIMMYLEESPRKRNKIYKDIMEKVSRSDIPIRPDRQNSRIKKFARGKYKTNKKRSL
- a CDS encoding thioredoxin domain-containing protein: MNLTNKPNRLINEKSPYLLQHAHNPVDWYPWGEEAFNKADRENKPVFLSVGYSTCHWCHVMNRESFEDEEVAEILNKYFVAIKVDREERPDIDNIYMSVCQAITGSGGWPLTIIMTAEKKPFFAGTYLPKIEKYGQIGIIELLDKVNTMWIQKKDKLLESSNNIVDFLQNDTVDKKGKINEDIIDEAYNSLKNAYDPVFGGFSDSPKFPIPHNLSFLLRYYKIKGDREALQMVENTLDSMYSGGIFDHIGFGFARYSVDSKWLVPHFEKMLYDNALLAIVYTETYQITHKNRYKEIVQKIFDYTLRDMTNEDGGFYSAEDADSEGVEGKFYLWDKSEIENILEEDADLFNSYYNIKSKGNFEGRNIPNLIGEDLEELENEETKNKINRLREKLFNYREKRVHPHKDDKILTAWNGLMIAAMAYAGKVFKIEAYKKAAKKASDFILANLIDNRGRLLCRYRDGETGNVGFLDDYAFFVFGLIELYEATFEVHYLKKAVDLNGEMIKYFWDEENSGFFFYGKDSEELILKTKEIYDGALPSGNSVAAMNLIRLSRITGDVQLEEKVAEIFSLFSEKINKVPLGYINTISAFLTNTVPDIHIVIAGDKDDVNTKTLIDEINKRFLLFASVVFNDESDELSKLIPYIEDNKVVNNKATAYVCKNKACLTPVNDVKEFMDLIEE
- a CDS encoding PTS glucose transporter subunit IIA is translated as MIIHVGLDTVELNGEGFDILVKEGDTVKVGYPLSNIDLEFTKSSNKKVVTPVLITNYEDKVKSFHLENNSLRVKCKELVLKCELK
- a CDS encoding putative ABC transporter permease, with protein sequence MIKRFIIYGFLGLSAEIFWTGLGSLLRGDIKLTGYTYIWMFLIYGLAVFLEPLHDRIRSWPLLLRGGVYMVILFSIEYSSGWLLREFIGVCPWNYGNGPLSINGLIRLDFAPVWFCCGLGFERVHDAIDRVFAQLGVHS
- the surE gene encoding 5'/3'-nucleotidase SurE — translated: MRLLLVNDDGINAKGLHALAKELEKYYEITIVAPDSEKSACGHSITISRPLLVKKVKLEGINSNAYSVTGTPADCVRIGMVKLVEKDIDMVVSGINIGANLGNDILYSGTVSAAIEAAINNIPSLAVSVQADKTFKKFSTAARYARKVLNLAQKNNSYNDVVLNVNVPGLAQKDIKGIKICRIGGRVYNHNYEKIKNSNEAARFILNGQINELHENDTDVHFLRAGYVTLTPLHYDLTNFKILRDVEKWIK
- the cysK gene encoding cysteine synthase A → MNYIEDIKNLIGNTPIVKINHIQIKDGVNIFAKLESNNPGGSVKDRIGIYMIEDAEKKGLLKPGYTIVEATAGNTGIGVALAAINRGYNIIFVVPEKFSVEKQTLMRALGAKIINTPREDGMLGAVAKAEELLNTIDNSISLKQFENNTNPLAHYETTGPEIYRDLDGKIDYFVAGAGSGGTYTGIVKYLKEKNPNIKGILADPKGSTMGGGIEGCYDIEGIGNNFIPHTMDMNLVDEIIKVTDEEAFNMVKELAIKEGIIAGSSSGAALVAALKLSEKIDNGNIVTVFPDRGDRYFSKNIY